TCCAACACTTAGAGTACATGGTAAGCAAGGCATTTCCAACCATTAAATCAGATAAAAAACCAGATTTGAGAGCGTGGCAATGTATTTGCTTTCCCATGTTATGGAATCCTATATTTCCACAGAGACCAAGTACTGAAGTTGATGCAACTTCATCCACAACCATTGTTCCTTCGGATTGACTAATGTTGAATAGAGAAATTGCCTCATCTGGCTGCCCATTTCGAGCATAACCACATATCATTGATGTCCAAATCACAGAGGTATCCTGGTCAAATGACCACCGTCTGAATATCTTTTCAGCATCTGCCATCTTTCCACACTTTGTACACATATCAAGCAGCGCTGCTTCAATACAAGCATTTGATCCAAAACCAATCTTGAGAATGAACCCATGAATCTGCTCACTAATTTTGCGATCCATGAGCAATCCACAAGCACTAAGAACACTTGTCAAAGTGAATTCTGTCAAGTCTACACCTTCCTCCaccatttttataaataattccAGTGTCCTTGACCCTTGGCCATTTCGACATAATCCTGTCAAAAGAGcattataagaaaaagaattccTTTCTGGCATCTTATCAAATACCTCCACAGCCAACTTCACCAAACCAAAGTCCATATATGCTGTAATCACTTCCGTCCAAGTGATCATATCTCTTATGGGCATCCTCTCAAACAAAGCTGTCACATCTTTCACACCCCCACCACAGTTTGTGTAGAACCCAATAAGCGCATTGTTGACACTCAGATTTGCCTCCAGTCCTACCTTTATTGCATGGGCATGCACTTCTTGGCCTTTCATTATAGAAGCACTGCCAGTACAGGCAGTCAAAAGGGTAGAAACTGTAAAATGGTCAACTCTAAGCCCATCATTTCTCTGCATATCACGAAACAATTCAAATGCCTTATCATACATATACTCACTTACCATACACGATATAACAGTATTCCACGACGCAATGTCTCTGTGCAGCATTTCATCGAACAATTTGAGCACAAATAAGAAACACCCACATTTACCATACAACCCCATAAGCGCATTCGAAACAAAAACAGAATCTTCCAAAACCCCAGGTTTAATTATCATAGCATGAACTTGTAAACCCAGTTGTAAATCCAAAATCCGAATGCAGGCAGTCAAAATTGCAACAAAGGTATACTCGTTAGGCTCAATACCTGAATCCCTCATTCGAAAGAAAAGCTCCACCGCCTCGTGTTCTCGATTCGACTTCGAAAACCCAGATATCAACGCCGTATAAGACACCACATTGGGGCACGAAAGGCCGAGGAAAACATTGTAAGCTTCAGAGAGAAGACCCAGCTTGAGATATGCGGAAATGAGAGCATTGCCGAGATGGGTGTGCTCTTGGAGCTTGAGAGTGCATGCGTGGACAGCGTTCACGAGCTGGGCATCGCTGTAGCGAGCTGAGAGGCGAAGCAAATCAAATAAGGTATCAACGAGAGAGTTTTGTGCGTCGTTTGGTGATGAAGAAGAGCCATGGGAAGACTCAGAGGGCAAAAGGGTTGGTGTTGAAGAAAGTGGTTGGGTTGGGGAAGTGGAGAATCGGGGTCGGTGGTGGTGAGTTTTGCGAAGCTTGAAGTTGGAGAGTGAAGagaatggtggtggtggtggtggagttttgggaaAGAGGAAAATTGGGCTATGGGgcggagaggaagagagaagagagtgtgGGAAAGAGTAAAAAGAAGTGGCGGTTGCGGTGGTGCTGGTGGTTGTGGCAGTGAGAGAGGGAGTGGATTGAATAACGGTGGCCATGAATTGCGAATACACAAGGCGCCAACCATATTTATGGATTTAACATCCCGTGCAATAGCACAAATCCCAGCCTTCCATTTAATCCAATGGCTAATTATTTTGACACCTCACCCATTCAgtttgttatttataatttctttaatgaaattggatctttttggatttaatttgtaTTCACTTcggttacatttttttttaataatttgcattacTTTCGCAACTCAACTGAAAACCATAACAGCTCATTTAGTGCTTTGGGTATTGCTGTGATTCAATTTCTGTTTGATGGTGAGCCTTTGAGTGTCCTTGGTGTAAATATGTATTACGatttatagcttttgtttggATTTGAAACCACTGAATGGTGGTTGGACGGGCTTTTCATGTAATAGTGTAAAAAAATTGCAGTGGGGAGTGTagtaatcttcttcttcttttttcctctttgctttgatttttgttattgccttgcttcttgtttttattgttgttgttaccTCTTGAGCAATTTTaggagttttattttttctttgacataAATTAGTAATTATATTTCCTGGTCATGAGCtattctaaaaatcctcatgaaaattttttctcttgTCCTAATTTTTCTTAAGTGCATGTTATTTTCCTAAATTTGGATTGACCATGCACTATGCAGCAATGTATTATTCTAGTAGGATAATATGTTTGGCCTGTTGTAGTTCattttatacataaaatttatgGCTCTTGACAGATGaaagatgaatttttttgttgtcttgAATTGTTACTAATCATACTTTATAAGCTCAGCtcaaattttgggtaatgaattacatatttttatatgtttgttaGTCCATGCCCAAAATATTTTGGGTCCTTGGTTCAAAATCATCTTCCACAATTtggtgattttatttttcttttaataaaatgtttagTTGTAGAACTGAAAgagtaaattaaattaaactaaaagagaaaaatagttTGGAATTGTTTGCGTGGTGCTAAATTGCATTGAGTTGTAGAACTTGTGTTCTTTTTTGCACAGTGCAATTTGCCGAAGCTCAATCCAACCGTAACTGACATAGTCACCATGTTAGTTGGGACTTGAAAATGCATTACCAAGCCCGTTTGTTGGAGGAGGCATCTCATTGAATAGTTCATGATGAAGCCATCCTCTCTCATAGTATGTGAAACCTAccaaaaaaactatatatacaaaaaaaaattcacatatgtAGATGTGACAAATTGTTAATGGTGGGTAGaaaagtgatgttagtgatAGGCCTAGAATAGAACCTGTAAAAGTTTGTCAACTCaactgttgtgaaaaatattgtgaaattttgtgtATGTAGTATTGCTTGAAACCTAGTTATATGTATATTCCACATGTTGTAAGAGGAGGTTCATGGAGCAACTAGTCCATAAGACAATTTTCCTAACCTTAACTTCAACAATGCACCTCAcgtgttaaaacttaaaagttgaAATGGAGGATGGCAAGTAAAGAATGTTTATCCAGCCAGGGAGGAGCTCATTTAGAAGTAGAGTGATCACAAGCATACGTATTGTAAGGGACCATACGATATGATCACTTCAGTTGCTATTCCTCTTGCTTTGGTGGCTGCTTCTGGAGCTCTTATTGTGAGTTTGTTTACCTTTCCAAATGTAAAAAGAATGAGAATAGCTACCTGCCCTGGTTGAAGGCTCCTGCAAATTTATTAGTTTGCTTTTAAACAATAAGTGTTTGAAATTCCGTCCATTTAATCTATAGTATTTATTGTTTGCTATGCTTCTATTAAGATATATTAGCCTAGTGTTTCGATCTAATTCGGTCTTTTTTGGACCACTTTGGTCTATTACGTTCAATTTCGATCCACTTGGCTCTATTTGGTCAACTTTGATCCATTCCATCCAATTCTGTGCATTACAGTCCATTACGGTCAACTTCGGTCCATTTGGTCAATTTCGATCCACTTGGCTCCATTCTGTCCATTTTGGTCTATTAGGTCCATTTCGGACCACTTCGGTCTATTACGTTCAATTTCAATCCACTTGGCTCTATTCGGTCTACTTCAGTCCATTCCATCCAATTCTGTCCATTATGGTCCATTACGGTCAACATCGGTCCATTTGGTCAATTTCAATCCACTTGGctctattcagtccactttggtctattAGGTCCACATCGGTCCATTTCGGACCACTTCAGTCTATTACGTTCAATTCCGATCCACttggttttattttgtcttggttttattttgtctaCTTCAGTCCATTCTGTTCATTATGGTCGATTTGGTCAATTTCAATCCACTTGGCTCCATTAGTTCCACTTGGGTCTATTCGTTCCACTACGGACCGTTCCATCTCATTCTATCCATTATGGTCCATTTCTGTCCACTTAGATCCAATTTGGTGCACTTTGGCCTAtttggtctactttggtccattttggactaAGTGAcattaaattgattctttttgtatgttaaattttcagtttatttttttgaatgaaaagtatgaaattttattttatttgggccaaactttttagttaaaaatacaaataaaatagaaattggAAATTAGAGATATGAGCcctaaaaaaacaataaagtgataaatattcacaagattaccttaaaattcatatatatatccCTATTGATTTTCTTTGTATGCAAAATATCTTATATGTTCCatttaaaactgaaaaatagAACATacttttaaatacaaattttacattatattcttataaaataattatattacattttccCAAGTATCGAGTGaatttgcatctagttttaaTAATGCCCAATCTAATATAAGACTGAGTTATgtcttcatttctttttaaataacatttcaATAACATATCACCTTCTCCAAATGCACGTCTGAGAAATGTTGCATTCTACATCAGCTTGGAAACTTAGTCCCACGAAATTGTTAAAGATTGGCGCatgtaaaaaatatatctaCAAGCAAAATGTTAGGGAATCTACAATGAACAAACTAAAAAATTCATATTGCTTTCTTGGACCATCACCTCATGGCTCATGCAAAGGACAACTGCAATCAGCTTAAGTATGAAGAACATCAAGTATACAGTATACAAAAAATCCTAACATATAACATCTGAAACAAACTTCTTGTAACAATGTACAATTGTAGAACAGTGTCAAAAAGTGGATCATTGGTGATACCCATTTTCTATGCCTTGAAGAGAAGTCGTATGACCTTACCAAATTATTTAATGGAGGCTCCATATCAGTGTCAATAGTTAGAGTCTTTCCTTCACCACTGTTCTCGAGAGATTCTTGCTGTTCCAAACCAGCACTAGTGTCTCCTCGTGCACAGGCGTTCTATGAGCTGAAAGCGTAAAATTACATCTCTGGGACTTGCATCTTGCTATCTTCACAATACTCAAGAAGCACCTTTCAGCAAACTGCGGCAGATAAAACAGGATGACAGAATAGAGCTTAATCACCACAAATTAAAGACTATAAatgctaagaggaaaaaaaggagTATGTAAGTATTAGAATTATCCTAAAATGTAGTCTCACTAATTTTGTTGCTCTAAATGGTCTTGGTCTTGCTTTGCTTTGAGGTTTTGATAGATGGTCCACTTGATTCAACTGGGCAAAAGGTAAGCCTATGGTCACGTGGATTGGATAACATGGTAGAATGATGGAGTGGGTTTGCGTTCAATACAAGGTTTAAATTTgccaagaagagagagagagagagagagagagggagtctCATTCCTTCTGCTCTATTTCTTGACGATGTTCTGAACCTCCAAAGGGAAGGAAGGTAACCAGAGGGTAGGATTAATGTTGCtaattatatatacatttgaAAAAGTATCCTTGGctgtgggtaaaaaaaaaaaaactaaatatgcaCAATATCTGAAGTTCTTTACTTAGATTGATTAATTAATGTACACACTAGAGGGTAGTCATTTTGTAACTTACATCTGGAATGTCAAAGTCACCTTCACTTGCATCACACACATCTAGAGATATCTTCCGAAGCATTGGTAACTGTAATCATGattaaaggaagaaaatatgaCATTAGTTGTTAAACTTGATTTCTCTGACAAGAAAGAAACAACAGTAGAGAACAGTGACACTGTAATGAGAGTATGAGAGTACCTTTGAAGCAGCATCAAAAATGAAGGTTTTCTGTATCCCAGGACCCTGAATAATGTTGATTAGATTCGAGCCCGGCAAATAAGCAGTCAGTCAGTTATAAATCTCAAAGGTTCATAAACAGGAATTAGAATCCAAATTATCCAAACAGAGTAAATTTATCTTTATCCTACTTgaggtgaaaaaaaatatacatcgACAACAGTTGACATCATAAAGTTCCAACTTCAACATAAAATATTGTCACGGTACAAAATATGTATACAAATTGTACCCCAATGAATCTATGATTTGGCAAATTACAGCCTCAATTCTGTACATTATCTAGTCATAACTGTATCTATTCACCTGAAAGAATTATGATGAAAATCTAGTAGGATGATGACTAGCtattttcaaacttcaaaagCAATGATCTGGTCCTTATAGAAGACCCACACAACGGCAGACAATTCATAATTATAATGCtataataatttaattcttATAATGCATAAACTGAACAAAGTTAACAAATTTAGCTCATTTCCTGGTCTGCCAATGCAATCACAAAGCCTATAGCAACCACATTGCACAATCTTCACCATATTAAACAGGGCTCTTTACAATTCAAACTAAACCATAGATACAAAAGGATAATATAACTAAAGCTATAAACAATAGATGAGGAGCTCCAAAACAAGCAATCAACAATGGCTATATTTGTGTACCATGTTCCAATGTAACAGTACATTAATTAGATCCATTCATCTGAACATTAACTAGACCTGTATCCAAGATGCAAGAAGAGAGCGGTAAAAGAAGGCTCACATTATGACGCAGCAACAGATCTTCAATAGCTGCACAATCGAGTAGAGAAGAAACCCCGTTAGCTGTGACTTCTCCACATTCCTAAATGTCATCACATTTGGAAACATACATGAGCACTAAAAGAGCAGAAAATAATAATGCAACGACAAAATCATAcatatgagaaaaaagaaaagaggtggATGGGGTGGCTTAGATCAATTGTTATCGAAACAGAGTAAGCATTTTAGCTAAAAGCATCTGACAACGAATGTTAGAGCTTTATTCAAGGTTTTCTAAGGCTATATAGACCAacgtttcttttttgttttcccttatttttatttttcatgttttttttgtCCGGCAACTCAAGAAGagcaagaagatgaagaagacagCAGGTGCTTTAACCACCACTCATCTACATCAGAAGCACTTAAGAACATTTTAGTAGGAAGGATCTGTATCAAATTTTagcataataaaaaaataggatTTCAGTatacaattaaaagaaaagagagaatgaaaaacCTCTAGATGGATAGAAATCAAGCCTGGGCATCCATGTGAGATAATCTTTTGAGAATCTGTGATAAAGGCCAAAAGATAAGGTAGACATATCAATTACCATCCAACAACTAGAAATGAATATGACCATTATTCCAAATCTGCTATAAAGATACGCTAAGCATGGATACAATATAGAGAAAAAGAGATATGTCTACCATGCAGCAATAAAAAGAACCAATTAATGATGGGTCTCATACTCTCTCATTTGCTTCTTGTTGATATTTGAACTCAAATCATGAAACAACAATAAGAGGATTCAAGAACATGAAATTTATGCAGAATAATGCAAATTATACTTTACAAACAATGACTCCTGACCTGAATTGAGAAGCTTACATCCCAGCAAGGAAAGCTCAACCAAGTTTGCACAATTCTGAGTCAGAATAACTAAATCATTATTGGTCATCCAAGGGGTTACTCTTTCAAGCCTCAACTTCCTCAGATTTTGCATAGAGAGGCTGAAGCTTAACATAGATATATCACCAAGGCAATAGCACAATGCCAACACTCGCAAATTTCTCAAATATGCCAAGATGTTCATTATGACAGTATCCGAGATGACCTGTAAAGATCCCAGACCACGAAATAAAGTCACAGCCAGAATAAATAAGTGTATTTCAattcgcaaaaaaaaaaaaaaaaaaaaaaaaaaaaaaaaagattgtaaaTAAGCTACTTAATAAGTTATACTGATTTCAGTCATATGAGAGGTTATGAGACAATCTATTACGCAAGAGAAAGTAAGTTTGTCTCTTtctggaaaaataaaaaaagtgcaagaaatggcctttttttttttttttgataagtaataaggatGTATATTCAAGAACACTACCTTACGCAGAAAAACATAAGGCAGAGAAAGATtacagagaaagaaaaggaaaaagaacaaaagaaatattGATCATACTGGCCTTTCAATCATATCAGAAATATTGTCTGATCAATTTTTCTCCAGAGAATCAGAACACACAGTGAGCATAATTACTGTGAAGTAGTTATCCCAGACAGGGAAGCATGCCCTTGTAGTGAACAGAACCTACTGCATGTGTCAATCCCCttattcaataacaagtatcaCGTAGAAGAATCcccatttttgttataaagaaGAATCTCGAAtttcaaagaaaattaatacCTGAAAATGAAGAATTACTGACTCTAGCATAGGACAAGCGGCAGGTAGTCGTTTCAGTGCATCTTCACTTAATGATCCACCTAAACCCACAGTTATTGACCTTAGTGACATAATCGCAGGTtggagagcttccagagagagaTAAGAAAATCCCCATCCTAAAGAAATTTCTTCCAATTTGCAATTGCCTAACTCAAGATACAAATCTTTATACAAGTAATAATTTTCTCCCCCTGAGGTGTTACTTTCATGTTGAAATATATTACTGCAGCCCCTCGCATTCAAGCACTTTAAACCAGGATTTCCATGGACTAGGTGAGCTAATGCAGCTGCAGAAACctgaaattttacaagcacAATAACCCTGGGTTAAAAAAAACAGTATGTTTAATAATTAGTACATCATCACCATGGTTGCAGCAGCAAGAACAAGGAGACTTAAAAACACATGATCTTTCTATTTGGTCAGCGGTTTCAGATGCTGAAGCTTAatatctctcttccttcactcaAATTCATTAGAAATTTTTAGGGGTTTGTCGCATCTAAAGCCTTACCTTGATTGTCTACATAGACCGGAAATACAAAGAGAACACATTAGTGCCTCAAGAAGAATCAAACTTAaagccaagaaaacaaacacactTCTTTTTTGATATGCATCTTTCACAAGGACAGCATGCTCTATTTAATGGATTGGATTGGAGGGGCTGATAGATAGTAGCTCTATAGGACCAGCTGACCCAACAAACCATTAGACATGATTCTTCTTCGCACGAATACAAGATGTATTTTACAGTAGGGAACAATTAGGTTGACAATTAAACCATTTTGTTTCCTagtccaaaataaaataattagaatAATCTGGTAGGTCAATTTTTCCGTAGTTTGGGATTATGGATGCCTAGGTCAGATGTATTTGACATGCTGTATCTACTAATTCTATTTTCAGATTCAGACTAGCTaatattcataaattttatGGTCATACAATACAATACATATACAATGCAGagtcaaaaatatataatacattCATATACTCTCCAGgggaaaatggggaaaaaacCAGGTTCCATAAATCATGACTAACCATGGTATTAGAAATATCAAGCATCTCCAATGAAGAACCTGAGAAACAATGCAGAGCTTGGTCAACAAGCTGAGTATCCCTCAAGCAAAGACTCTTCAGCATTTTTGTTTGAGACAGAAGCTCTAAAAGAGATGTTTCGTCAACAcctacaaaaaaatattatacatatgTCTCAAGTACATCTTTAAGCATCATAACTCCTAAACTACTTTCTCTAAACCAACTATGACAATAACTGAACATGAAAACCCTAATCCCAATtgattggatttggattttttttttttttatatagataatAGAACTTTTATCGAAAAAAAGAATATCGTGTTCATCATGATGAACACTATGGACatgaaaaaaatacataaagcTCAAGAGCTAAAGCTAACAGCTAACAAATTGTAGAGAGCAGAAATTGAAATACATTGTGTAAGACCCCAAATACGAGCCCACTGAAATAAAGTACCGAAAAGAAGAT
The sequence above is drawn from the Quercus robur chromosome 7, dhQueRobu3.1, whole genome shotgun sequence genome and encodes:
- the LOC126692082 gene encoding pentatricopeptide repeat-containing protein At5g03800-like; its protein translation is MATVIQSTPSLTATTTSTTATATSFYSFPHSLLSSSPPHSPIFLFPKTPPPPPPFSSLSNFKLRKTHHHRPRFSTSPTQPLSSTPTLLPSESSHGSSSSPNDAQNSLVDTLFDLLRLSARYSDAQLVNAVHACTLKLQEHTHLGNALISAYLKLGLLSEAYNVFLGLSCPNVVSYTALISGFSKSNREHEAVELFFRMRDSGIEPNEYTFVAILTACIRILDLQLGLQVHAMIIKPGVLEDSVFVSNALMGLYGKCGCFLFVLKLFDEMLHRDIASWNTVISCMVSEYMYDKAFELFRDMQRNDGLRVDHFTVSTLLTACTGSASIMKGQEVHAHAIKVGLEANLSVNNALIGFYTNCGGGVKDVTALFERMPIRDMITWTEVITAYMDFGLVKLAVEVFDKMPERNSFSYNALLTGLCRNGQGSRTLELFIKMVEEGVDLTEFTLTSVLSACGLLMDRKISEQIHGFILKIGFGSNACIEAALLDMCTKCGKMADAEKIFRRWSFDQDTSVIWTSMICGYARNGQPDEAISLFNISQSEGTMVVDEVASTSVLGLCGNIGFHNMGKQIHCHALKSGFLSDLMVGNALLTMYSKCWNMDDAIKIFNNMPTHNTVSWNGLLAGHLFHRQGDEALALWSKMKKIGTKPDNVTFVLTISAYRHTSSNLVDDCRSLFSSLKSVYDIEPSSDHYASLVGVLGYWGLLEEAEEMISTMPFEPHVSVWRALLDSCRIHLNTTVGQRVAKRILALEPKDPSTYILVSNLYSASGRWHCSEMVRENMRDMGFRKHPGRSWIIFQNKIHFFYARDKSHPQTKDIYSGLEILILECLKAGYVPDTSFVLHDVEEHQKKDFLFNHSAKLAATYGLLMSRPGKPIRIVKNILLCGDCHTFLKHVSVVTKREIFLRDSSGFHCFSNGQCSCKDYW